A single window of Metallosphaera hakonensis JCM 8857 = DSM 7519 DNA harbors:
- a CDS encoding isopropylmalate synthase gives MFSTRKIRIFDTTLRDGEQAPGIDLTIEQKLAIARQLQRLGVDVVEAGFPASSDGEFIATKKILEEIGDSVEVTGLARANKGDIDRGIEAGLASIHVFIATSDVHLKYKLKMTREQVLDRIYESVRYAKSHGLIVEYSPEDATRTEEDFLLQAVKTAVEAGADRINIPDTVGVMHPFRFTELIKKVVSVSSGRIISVHCHNDFGLATANSIAGVVGGARQVHVTVNGIGERAGNASLEEVVMALKKLLDYDIGVKPWLLYDTSRLVSELTGVPIPFFKAVVGDNAFGHEAGIHVHGVIENPLTYEPMSPEEVGNFRRLALGKHSGIHGLRKILEEQGIYLDDEKLKVVLNEVKKMADTGRKVSAEDAKRIASRFMSS, from the coding sequence GTGTTCTCCACTAGGAAAATTAGAATATTTGATACGACTCTTCGCGACGGAGAGCAGGCTCCAGGTATAGATTTAACTATAGAGCAGAAGTTGGCCATCGCAAGGCAATTACAGAGGCTGGGCGTAGATGTTGTAGAAGCCGGTTTCCCCGCGTCTTCAGATGGGGAGTTCATTGCAACTAAGAAGATCCTTGAGGAAATTGGCGACTCGGTGGAAGTTACAGGTCTAGCTAGGGCAAACAAGGGCGATATTGACCGGGGAATAGAGGCCGGTTTAGCCAGCATTCACGTGTTTATTGCTACCTCCGACGTTCATTTAAAATACAAGCTAAAAATGACTAGAGAACAGGTTTTAGACAGAATATACGAATCAGTTAGATACGCCAAATCCCACGGGCTAATTGTTGAATATAGCCCAGAAGACGCGACAAGGACTGAGGAGGATTTCCTACTTCAGGCCGTGAAGACCGCCGTGGAGGCAGGTGCGGATAGGATCAATATTCCTGACACTGTAGGGGTAATGCATCCGTTTAGGTTCACAGAGTTGATCAAGAAAGTAGTTTCAGTGTCGTCGGGGAGAATTATCAGCGTTCATTGTCACAACGACTTCGGTCTGGCTACAGCAAACTCCATTGCCGGAGTTGTGGGAGGGGCTAGGCAAGTTCACGTCACTGTTAATGGTATAGGGGAGAGGGCCGGGAACGCTTCACTGGAGGAAGTAGTTATGGCCCTTAAAAAGCTCTTGGATTACGACATTGGAGTTAAACCTTGGCTCCTGTACGACACAAGCAGATTAGTGTCAGAGCTAACTGGTGTCCCCATCCCCTTCTTCAAAGCGGTGGTAGGCGATAATGCCTTTGGTCATGAGGCCGGAATCCATGTGCACGGTGTAATAGAAAATCCGTTAACTTATGAGCCTATGTCACCTGAGGAGGTTGGTAATTTCAGAAGGTTGGCTCTAGGGAAACACAGTGGCATTCACGGACTTAGGAAAATCCTCGAGGAACAGGGCATATACCTCGATGACGAGAAACTAAAGGTAGTGTTAAACGAGGTTAAGAAGATGGCCGATACGGGGAGAAAAGTTAGCGCAGAAGATGCTAAGAGAATAGCCTCTAGATTTATGAGCTCCTAA
- a CDS encoding MBL fold metallo-hydrolase — protein sequence MIRLFGHSMISIDDKIVIDPHDGGSIGLPRPSLGKADLVLITHDHFDHNAFQILESKDVRVSLTNSLTYLDYRIESLQANHDRNGGKSRGKTSIYIIRKGSLSFTHMGDIGEFPKESLLKSLTADFLALPVGGIITIDHKEAHEIVKELKPSVIIPLHYWVKGHLMPIDPPDPFLDLEKAQIHHEKQIDENNFKKGIYLA from the coding sequence ATGATCAGGTTATTTGGTCATTCCATGATTTCCATAGATGACAAAATAGTCATTGATCCACACGATGGTGGTAGCATTGGCCTTCCTAGACCATCACTAGGTAAAGCTGATCTTGTGCTTATCACACACGACCATTTCGATCATAACGCTTTTCAAATTCTAGAAAGCAAGGATGTTAGAGTCAGTCTAACTAACTCCTTAACCTACTTGGATTACAGGATTGAGTCCCTACAGGCCAACCACGACCGCAACGGTGGGAAATCCAGGGGGAAAACTAGTATTTACATAATAAGGAAAGGAAGCCTATCTTTTACTCACATGGGCGATATAGGGGAATTTCCGAAAGAGTCGTTGCTAAAATCTCTAACTGCGGACTTTCTGGCATTGCCAGTGGGTGGAATTATAACAATTGATCATAAAGAGGCCCACGAAATAGTAAAGGAGCTTAAACCTTCAGTTATTATCCCTCTTCATTATTGGGTAAAGGGCCACCTAATGCCCATTGATCCCCCTGACCCATTCCTAGACTTGGAAAAAGCTCAAATCCATCATGAAAAACAAATAGATGAAAACAATTTTAAGAAAGGAATTTACTTGGCTTAG
- a CDS encoding 6-hydroxymethylpterin diphosphokinase MptE-like protein encodes MNFYELVRREFGFSKRLDYLSALLLNMRIEEDLEYRLVSLIEGKRVAVVGAGPSLVNVREFNEDVIIAADGATNYLVKLGIIPDIIVSDLDGISVFPDSLYVVHAHGDNILTHWKINYMKDLVGTVQVSPFGRLKLYGGFTDGDRALILAKNFGAKSIKMYAMDFDSELIGRYSKPYYLSDVPMNSFKRRKLMIAKEIVHDISRKDL; translated from the coding sequence ATCAACTTCTACGAGTTAGTGAGAAGGGAGTTCGGTTTCTCAAAGAGATTGGACTATCTATCCGCGCTCCTACTCAACATGAGAATAGAGGAGGACTTGGAGTATAGACTAGTTAGTTTGATTGAAGGAAAAAGAGTAGCCGTCGTGGGCGCTGGCCCTTCACTCGTGAATGTAAGGGAGTTCAATGAGGATGTGATCATTGCTGCTGACGGGGCAACAAATTACCTCGTTAAGCTAGGAATAATTCCCGACATCATTGTGAGTGATCTGGATGGGATTTCAGTTTTCCCCGATTCCTTGTACGTTGTCCATGCACACGGTGATAACATTCTAACTCATTGGAAGATTAACTACATGAAGGACCTAGTGGGCACTGTCCAAGTGAGCCCCTTCGGGAGGTTAAAGCTTTACGGAGGCTTCACGGATGGAGATAGGGCCCTTATCTTAGCTAAAAACTTTGGCGCAAAGTCCATTAAAATGTACGCTATGGATTTCGATTCTGAATTGATTGGGAGGTACTCTAAGCCATACTACTTATCCGACGTGCCCATGAATTCGTTCAAGAGAAGAAAACTTATGATTGCCAAAGAGATTGTACATGACATATCTAGGAAAGATTTATAA
- a CDS encoding AAA family ATPase, translated as MNYTETMLILFIALGIIVYILMVLFKRFTTNFTTSERASQVQVKSKKKDEEEKKASWDEIGGYEDVKKEIKEYIEFPLKNKEIAKTYGLRPPKGVLLFGPPGCGKTLMMRALAGEAKLNFIYVNVSDIMSKWYGESEARLKELFANARKNSPCILFFDEIDTIGVRRETHSGDSVTPRLLSLMLSEIDGLHSDDGVIIVGSTNVPQTLDKALLRAGRFDKLIFIGPPNRQARIEILKVHCAGKPLAPDVDLAKIADMTERYSGADLANICQEAARKVAVEALENKNERKITMQDFTEIIQRYKPSITLQMLEEFEKFRLDYERRSRKSEDVKEGEDKITLDDIGGYDKVKQELRELLELQLKYAKLMEQMKVPPIRGLLLYGPPGVGKTMMAKALARTLDVKLITVSVAEIMYKGYEGAVATIKEVFNRARENRPSIILLDELDAIASKRTQRGNTESSKIVNQLLTEMDGIRNLKEVVVIGTTNRIKVIDPALLRPGRFDIVVKMGLPNVEERLDILQKYVGPENCQEIGCREIAEMTENYSGADLAAVAREAKIRVLKDVIKGKTDRKLQREDILESLKKVKPSTLIRSSERGKGQQLQERP; from the coding sequence AAGAAGGCCTCATGGGACGAAATTGGAGGTTATGAGGACGTTAAAAAGGAGATCAAGGAATACATAGAGTTTCCCCTGAAAAATAAGGAAATAGCTAAGACCTATGGATTAAGGCCCCCCAAGGGTGTTCTCCTATTCGGCCCCCCAGGTTGTGGAAAGACCCTTATGATGAGGGCTTTGGCGGGGGAGGCTAAGTTGAACTTCATTTACGTTAATGTAAGCGATATCATGAGTAAGTGGTACGGTGAGAGTGAGGCCAGATTGAAGGAGCTATTTGCCAACGCTAGGAAGAACTCCCCCTGTATTCTCTTCTTTGATGAGATTGACACGATAGGAGTTCGTAGGGAGACGCACAGCGGAGATTCGGTGACACCTAGGTTACTGTCCCTAATGTTATCAGAGATAGACGGTTTGCATAGCGACGATGGAGTTATCATAGTTGGCTCAACCAACGTTCCCCAAACCTTAGACAAGGCCCTCCTAAGAGCCGGAAGATTCGATAAGTTAATCTTCATAGGTCCCCCGAATAGGCAGGCAAGAATTGAGATACTCAAAGTGCACTGTGCAGGGAAACCCTTGGCTCCAGATGTAGATCTTGCCAAAATAGCTGATATGACTGAGCGATATAGCGGGGCAGATTTGGCAAACATTTGTCAGGAGGCAGCCAGAAAGGTTGCAGTGGAGGCTTTGGAGAACAAAAACGAGAGAAAGATAACAATGCAGGACTTCACTGAGATAATACAGAGGTATAAACCGAGTATAACACTACAGATGTTGGAAGAGTTCGAAAAGTTTAGACTTGATTATGAGAGAAGATCAAGGAAATCTGAGGATGTAAAAGAGGGAGAGGATAAGATCACACTCGACGATATAGGTGGATATGACAAGGTTAAACAAGAACTCAGGGAACTTCTTGAACTTCAACTTAAGTATGCTAAGCTCATGGAGCAGATGAAAGTTCCACCCATTAGGGGCTTACTCCTTTATGGTCCACCGGGTGTGGGAAAAACCATGATGGCGAAGGCCTTGGCTAGAACGTTGGATGTGAAATTAATTACGGTGAGCGTGGCTGAGATAATGTATAAGGGTTACGAGGGAGCAGTGGCAACTATAAAGGAAGTGTTCAATAGAGCTAGAGAGAACAGACCCTCAATCATTCTCTTAGACGAACTCGATGCCATAGCCTCTAAAAGAACTCAAAGGGGAAACACCGAGTCATCTAAGATCGTAAACCAATTGCTCACCGAGATGGACGGTATTAGAAACTTAAAGGAAGTGGTAGTTATAGGGACGACCAACAGAATAAAGGTAATAGATCCAGCTCTCTTGAGGCCAGGCAGGTTCGATATTGTGGTGAAGATGGGACTTCCAAATGTTGAGGAGAGATTAGACATATTACAAAAGTACGTGGGCCCAGAGAACTGCCAAGAGATAGGTTGCAGGGAGATAGCTGAAATGACAGAGAACTATTCGGGTGCTGACTTGGCCGCCGTGGCTAGAGAGGCTAAAATAAGGGTATTGAAGGATGTAATAAAAGGTAAGACCGACAGAAAGTTGCAGAGAGAGGATATTCTAGAGTCCCTTAAGAAGGTGAAGCCTTCCACGCTGATAAGATCCTCTGAGAGAGGGAAAGGTCAGCAGTTACAAGAACGTCCTTGA
- the trxB gene encoding thioredoxin-disulfide reductase — protein MSLIPRSININPGEKFDTIIVGLGPAAYSAALYAARYMLKTLVIGETPGGQLTEAGEVDDYLGLIGVQASEMIKLFNSHVEKYKVPILMDRVESFKQEGEDYVVKTKRKGEFKASTVIVAVGTKRRKLNVPGENEFLGRGVSYCSVCDAPLFKNRPVVVVGGGNSALDGAELLSRYATKVYLVHRREEFRAQPIIVKLVKEKQNVEMILNSTVKEIKGDKLVRKVVVQNLKTGEVREIDANGIFVEIGFEPPTEFAKVNGLEVDEQGYIKVDEWTRTNLPGVFAAGDCTGTWIGFRQVATSTAMGAVAAHAAYNYLNERKGKI, from the coding sequence ATGAGTCTCATTCCTAGATCAATTAATATTAATCCTGGCGAGAAGTTTGATACCATAATTGTGGGCTTAGGCCCGGCTGCATACAGTGCAGCCCTGTACGCAGCAAGATATATGCTCAAAACCCTAGTGATAGGTGAAACTCCAGGCGGTCAATTAACTGAGGCTGGGGAAGTAGACGACTATCTTGGTTTAATTGGGGTTCAGGCATCCGAAATGATAAAGTTGTTTAACTCTCATGTGGAGAAATACAAAGTCCCTATCTTAATGGATAGAGTAGAGTCCTTTAAGCAGGAGGGAGAGGACTACGTAGTCAAAACTAAAAGAAAAGGTGAGTTTAAGGCCTCCACTGTAATTGTGGCTGTGGGGACTAAGAGAAGAAAGCTCAATGTCCCAGGGGAAAACGAGTTCTTGGGACGTGGAGTCTCATATTGCTCGGTGTGTGACGCGCCCTTGTTCAAAAACAGGCCTGTAGTGGTAGTCGGTGGAGGTAACTCTGCACTGGATGGTGCTGAGCTTTTGAGCAGATACGCCACTAAGGTGTACCTAGTGCATAGAAGAGAGGAGTTTAGAGCTCAACCAATAATTGTGAAACTTGTAAAGGAAAAGCAGAATGTTGAAATGATTCTTAATTCAACTGTTAAGGAAATAAAGGGGGACAAGCTTGTAAGAAAAGTAGTGGTTCAAAATCTTAAAACTGGAGAGGTTAGGGAAATAGACGCCAATGGAATATTCGTGGAAATAGGCTTTGAACCTCCCACAGAATTTGCTAAAGTTAATGGGCTTGAGGTAGATGAACAGGGGTATATAAAAGTGGATGAGTGGACTAGGACCAATTTACCTGGAGTCTTCGCTGCAGGCGATTGCACCGGCACATGGATCGGATTCAGGCAAGTTGCGACATCAACTGCCATGGGTGCTGTAGCTGCGCACGCAGCATACAACTATCTAAATGAAAGGAAAGGTAAAATATAA
- a CDS encoding inositol monophosphatase family protein: MRSILEKISEEATKYLRELSGREGLDRVLGTHGDDTTKVIDRLAEDFILERLNSTGYKINYITEETGTIDKEGAEYVAVIDPLDGSTNFLNGITWASISIALFSSTGSPIAGIVGEIFTGKTYSYDETGAYVNGVKLQVLPTPKQRIVLPYFDKNRLREISQILSSIDGGYKMRNLGAASLDMLLVCTGRAYLFIDVRNKLRNVDIASSMNFCEKMNVHPFSLEGSKLNIDLKKVSVIKDVLVTADLSLSQRILSAWKASPS, encoded by the coding sequence ATGAGATCGATTCTCGAGAAAATTTCCGAAGAGGCTACAAAATACCTTAGAGAACTTAGTGGAAGAGAAGGGTTAGATAGGGTTTTAGGGACTCACGGAGACGATACGACCAAAGTGATTGATAGACTGGCGGAGGATTTTATCCTTGAGCGCCTGAATTCTACTGGTTATAAAATAAACTATATAACCGAAGAAACTGGTACAATCGATAAGGAAGGAGCAGAATACGTTGCAGTGATTGATCCTCTTGATGGGAGTACTAATTTCTTAAATGGGATCACGTGGGCTTCAATATCCATAGCCTTGTTTTCCTCGACTGGATCTCCCATTGCAGGTATAGTGGGTGAGATATTTACAGGAAAGACCTATTCATACGATGAAACTGGGGCTTACGTTAATGGAGTGAAACTTCAAGTATTACCTACACCTAAACAGAGGATAGTCCTTCCATATTTTGATAAAAATAGGCTTAGAGAGATATCCCAAATCCTATCTTCGATAGATGGAGGTTATAAGATGAGGAATCTCGGTGCAGCGTCCCTAGATATGCTTCTAGTTTGCACTGGGAGAGCATACCTCTTCATTGATGTGAGAAATAAATTAAGAAATGTCGACATAGCCTCGTCCATGAATTTCTGTGAGAAAATGAACGTTCATCCCTTTAGCCTAGAAGGAAGCAAGCTAAATATAGACCTTAAAAAGGTGTCTGTTATCAAGGACGTTCTTGTAACTGCTGACCTTTCCCTCTCTCAGAGGATCTTATCAGCGTGGAAGGCTTCACCTTCTTAA
- a CDS encoding 6-pyruvoyl trahydropterin synthase family protein, translating into MKVKVGIEGFTIDSAHYTLSSPKDNQLHGHTYTVTVEVEGTVNEENGFVIDFNKLRDIVRDAVMSWDHKFIVPRKDLEEIRFVSPFKVDVRVIDAPYPTVEYIGIEIAKHIFSRVGEGFRVSVKIYEGKDSYTIVEYP; encoded by the coding sequence GTGAAAGTGAAAGTCGGTATTGAGGGTTTCACAATTGATTCGGCCCATTACACTCTTTCCTCTCCAAAGGACAATCAACTTCATGGCCACACATACACAGTTACCGTAGAGGTTGAGGGGACAGTAAACGAAGAGAATGGATTCGTGATTGATTTCAATAAACTAAGGGATATAGTGAGAGATGCAGTAATGTCTTGGGATCACAAGTTTATAGTGCCTAGGAAAGACTTAGAGGAGATCAGGTTTGTGTCGCCGTTCAAGGTTGATGTGAGAGTTATTGATGCGCCCTACCCAACCGTAGAGTACATAGGGATAGAAATCGCGAAACATATTTTCAGCAGGGTTGGTGAAGGATTTAGGGTTTCGGTTAAGATATATGAGGGAAAGGACTCCTATACCATAGTGGAGTATCCGTAA
- a CDS encoding dihydropteroate synthase-like protein yields the protein MKVLLLTGKLARPILEEAVKGLKDEIYILSLDYPIASLMSMRYILEKLKDRKDEISGYDYVILPGLVYGDAKILENELKVKVFKGTENAWDIGLVIDALRRGVELSTIYPADLVLSKSALNNIERILKEIEDKASYSFDIGFKVPVRPPPFRILVELDPSSSLEKWVEEIERTSKTTDGYVVGFPVGFNDLDEVRRRVKKVRDLVDVVGIDSDSSRVLKEGVRNGASLVFNLNELNVEELQEIKESGFVVAPFSVENRAETTIALVEKARRMGFKKLIADPVLSPPLMGFSSSIMDYIELSKRLPDVPLLMGTLNATELIDADSHGVNSLLAVMGSEIGISIFLTMEKGKTRWSSWELREATKMTTVAMAQGKVPKDLGVDLLIIKDKKRAVLSPDSKPRIKAKREDPVMDRAGFIHIVLDRRKIVASFTGKREVAVEGDDGLSVGRTLLREIGEISLDHALYIGYELAKAEIASLLDKNYVQDEPLIRRLGDESSSTESHGPQ from the coding sequence ATGAAAGTACTACTACTAACTGGCAAGTTAGCTCGCCCAATCCTTGAGGAGGCAGTAAAAGGGCTCAAGGACGAGATCTATATCCTGTCCTTGGATTACCCAATTGCTTCCCTTATGAGCATGAGGTACATTCTCGAGAAACTTAAGGACAGGAAGGACGAGATCTCAGGTTACGATTACGTAATTTTGCCTGGATTAGTTTACGGAGATGCAAAAATTTTAGAGAATGAGTTAAAGGTAAAGGTCTTTAAGGGAACAGAGAACGCGTGGGATATAGGCCTCGTGATAGATGCTTTAAGGAGGGGAGTTGAGTTATCAACAATTTATCCGGCAGACCTGGTGTTGAGCAAATCGGCGTTGAATAATATAGAAAGAATACTGAAGGAAATCGAAGACAAGGCAAGCTATTCGTTCGATATTGGGTTCAAGGTGCCGGTGAGGCCTCCCCCGTTTAGGATCTTAGTGGAGTTGGACCCCTCATCATCCCTTGAGAAATGGGTAGAGGAGATAGAGAGGACAAGTAAAACAACTGACGGTTACGTAGTTGGATTTCCCGTAGGCTTCAACGACCTGGACGAGGTGAGAAGACGGGTGAAAAAGGTAAGAGACCTGGTCGACGTTGTAGGGATAGACAGCGACTCGTCAAGGGTCTTAAAGGAAGGAGTGAGAAACGGAGCTAGTCTGGTTTTCAATTTGAACGAACTTAACGTGGAGGAACTCCAGGAGATTAAGGAAAGCGGGTTTGTGGTTGCTCCTTTTTCCGTTGAGAATAGAGCTGAGACGACTATCGCCTTGGTTGAAAAGGCCAGAAGAATGGGATTCAAGAAACTTATAGCTGATCCGGTTCTTTCACCGCCTTTAATGGGATTCAGCTCAAGCATAATGGACTACATAGAGTTAAGTAAGAGGTTACCAGACGTACCTTTACTAATGGGAACGCTAAACGCCACAGAGCTTATCGACGCTGACAGTCACGGAGTAAATTCTCTCCTTGCAGTGATGGGATCTGAGATAGGGATATCCATTTTCTTGACCATGGAAAAAGGTAAAACTAGGTGGAGTTCTTGGGAATTGCGGGAGGCAACTAAGATGACAACTGTGGCTATGGCTCAAGGTAAAGTGCCCAAAGATTTGGGAGTGGATCTCCTCATCATTAAAGACAAGAAAAGGGCTGTTTTATCACCTGATAGTAAGCCAAGAATTAAGGCCAAAAGGGAAGACCCTGTTATGGATAGGGCTGGCTTCATACATATAGTATTGGACCGAAGGAAAATTGTTGCGTCTTTCACTGGAAAGAGAGAAGTGGCAGTTGAAGGAGATGACGGCCTTTCTGTGGGAAGAACGCTTCTAAGGGAGATCGGGGAAATCTCGTTGGATCATGCCCTCTACATAGGTTATGAACTAGCTAAGGCAGAAATCGCTTCTCTCCTCGATAAGAACTACGTTCAGGACGAACCACTCATCAGGAGGCTAGGAGATGAGAGTAGTAGCACCGAGAGTCACGGTCCTCAATAG